From Actinoplanes oblitus, a single genomic window includes:
- a CDS encoding efflux RND transporter permease subunit produces the protein MSALTRLSLANRGLVALIAIVISGFGLYAIPSLKQQLFPSIELPAAFVSAVLPGASPETVEEQVTKPLEDAVKGIDGIDTVTSTSRENVSSVVVMFEYGTDIASAVNQVTTSINRIQSQLPDDVDPQVFAGGTDDIPAIVLAASGGTDENDLLGKLNETVVPELNGITGVRDTQVTGARAKQVVITPDLAKMGAAGVSPASLTTVLQANGVSIPAGAVTDGTKSLTVQVGTPITTVAQLQDVYLTGSRGPVRLGDVAKVESKLPAAESYTRTDGVDSLGIAVTARPDGNPVEISHQVRDMLDDLEKDTGAKLTVITDQAPYVERSIKSLTTEGLLGLAMAVVVILIFLLSVRSTLVTAVSIPLSVLIALIALWVGDFTLNLLTLGALTIAVGRVVDDSIVVLENIKRHLEYGEEKVHAILAAVREVAGAVTASTLTTVAVFAPIALVGGLVGQIFASFAITVTVALLASLFVSLTVVPVLAYWFLKPPAADADNEAIRKAAEEKEARSPLQRSYLPVIRFATTRRWTTVLIGIAVLIGTFGLSTALKTNFLDSSGQDSITINQEMPVGTSLAATDEAAKKVEAILADRDEVTTYQVTVGGNSANPFAGGGGAGTASFQVALDEDADAEEVSDQLRDEFAKLTGAGEIKIGEESSGLGSNQLSVEVTAADSDALSGATEQVSKAMSEVGGVADVDSSLAASVPRLDVVVDRKAAAQAGLTEAQIGQSVAGMFRSAPAGQISIDGTSQDVVISFGAAPADTAALENLPLTTAKGPVPLSRVAEVKQVNGPEQVTRTDGNRTVTVTGTVTGSNLTEVTKNLTTKLDALTLPPGASYSIGGVSADQAEAFKQLGLAVLAAIAIVFIIMVATFRSILQPIILLVSIPFAATGAIGLLLATGTPLGVPALIGVLMLVGIVVTNAIVLMDLINHYRAAGMGVQEAVIEGGRHRVRPILMTAIATIFALIPMALGLTGEGGFISQPLAIVVIGGLVSSTLLTLVLVPALYTIVERRKERRKAKREAKRIARGGAPATPPAAGEPAVPGPAAEEPVTVPDDATPAGNGALRGYTDQFEVLKMPKGPAKPE, from the coding sequence ATGTCAGCTCTGACACGGCTCAGCCTTGCCAACCGAGGTCTCGTCGCCCTGATCGCGATAGTGATCAGCGGCTTCGGCCTCTATGCGATCCCGTCCTTGAAACAGCAGCTGTTCCCGTCGATCGAGCTGCCCGCGGCCTTCGTCAGCGCGGTGCTGCCCGGCGCCTCGCCGGAGACGGTCGAGGAGCAGGTCACCAAGCCGCTCGAGGACGCGGTGAAAGGCATCGACGGCATCGACACGGTCACCTCCACCTCGCGGGAGAACGTGTCGAGCGTCGTGGTGATGTTCGAGTACGGCACGGACATCGCATCCGCCGTCAACCAGGTCACCACCTCGATCAACCGGATCCAGTCACAGCTGCCGGACGACGTCGACCCGCAGGTCTTCGCCGGCGGTACCGACGACATCCCGGCGATCGTGCTCGCCGCCTCCGGCGGGACCGACGAGAACGACCTGCTCGGCAAGCTGAACGAAACAGTGGTCCCGGAGCTGAACGGCATCACCGGGGTCCGCGACACCCAGGTCACCGGCGCCCGTGCCAAGCAGGTGGTGATCACGCCGGACCTGGCCAAGATGGGCGCGGCCGGCGTCAGCCCCGCCTCGCTGACCACCGTGCTGCAGGCCAACGGCGTCTCCATCCCGGCCGGCGCGGTCACCGACGGCACCAAGTCGCTGACCGTGCAGGTGGGCACCCCGATCACCACCGTCGCGCAGCTGCAGGACGTCTACCTGACCGGCTCGCGTGGCCCGGTCCGCCTCGGTGACGTCGCCAAGGTGGAGAGCAAGCTGCCGGCCGCCGAGTCGTACACCCGCACCGACGGCGTGGACAGCCTCGGCATCGCCGTCACCGCGCGGCCGGACGGCAACCCGGTGGAGATCTCGCACCAGGTCCGGGACATGCTCGACGACCTGGAGAAGGACACCGGCGCGAAGCTCACGGTGATCACCGACCAGGCGCCCTACGTGGAGCGGTCGATCAAGAGCCTGACCACCGAGGGCCTGCTCGGCCTGGCGATGGCGGTGGTGGTCATCCTGATCTTCCTGCTCAGCGTCCGCTCGACGCTGGTCACCGCGGTCTCCATCCCGCTCTCCGTGCTGATCGCGCTGATCGCGCTCTGGGTCGGCGACTTCACCCTGAACCTGCTCACCCTCGGCGCGCTGACCATCGCGGTGGGCCGGGTGGTGGACGACTCGATCGTCGTCCTGGAGAACATCAAACGACATCTGGAGTACGGCGAGGAGAAGGTCCACGCCATCCTGGCGGCGGTCCGTGAGGTGGCCGGCGCGGTGACCGCCTCGACCCTCACCACGGTCGCCGTCTTCGCTCCGATCGCGCTGGTCGGCGGCCTGGTCGGGCAGATCTTCGCGTCCTTCGCGATCACCGTGACGGTGGCCCTGCTGGCCTCGCTGTTCGTGTCGCTGACAGTGGTGCCGGTGCTGGCCTACTGGTTCCTCAAGCCGCCGGCCGCGGACGCCGACAACGAGGCGATCCGCAAGGCGGCCGAGGAGAAGGAGGCGCGCAGCCCGCTGCAGCGCTCCTACCTGCCGGTGATCCGGTTCGCCACCACCCGCCGCTGGACCACCGTGCTGATCGGCATCGCGGTGCTGATCGGCACGTTCGGCCTCTCGACGGCGCTGAAGACGAACTTCTTGGACTCCTCCGGCCAGGACAGCATCACGATCAACCAGGAGATGCCGGTCGGCACCAGCCTGGCGGCCACCGACGAGGCGGCCAAGAAGGTCGAGGCGATTCTCGCCGACCGCGACGAGGTGACCACCTATCAGGTCACCGTCGGTGGCAACTCGGCGAACCCGTTCGCCGGGGGCGGCGGCGCCGGTACCGCGAGCTTCCAGGTGGCGCTCGACGAGGACGCCGACGCCGAGGAGGTCTCCGACCAGCTGCGCGACGAGTTCGCCAAGCTGACCGGCGCCGGCGAGATCAAGATCGGTGAGGAGAGCTCCGGCCTGGGCAGCAACCAGCTGTCGGTCGAGGTCACCGCCGCCGACAGCGACGCGCTCAGCGGCGCCACCGAGCAGGTCAGCAAGGCGATGTCCGAGGTCGGCGGGGTCGCCGACGTGGACAGCAGCCTGGCGGCCAGCGTCCCGCGCCTGGACGTGGTGGTGGACCGCAAGGCGGCCGCCCAGGCCGGGCTCACCGAGGCGCAGATCGGCCAGAGCGTGGCCGGGATGTTCCGTTCCGCGCCGGCCGGTCAGATCTCGATCGACGGCACCAGCCAGGACGTGGTGATCTCGTTCGGTGCCGCGCCGGCCGACACCGCGGCGCTGGAGAACCTGCCGCTGACCACCGCCAAGGGTCCGGTGCCGCTCAGCCGGGTCGCCGAGGTCAAGCAGGTCAACGGCCCGGAGCAGGTGACCCGGACGGACGGCAACCGCACCGTGACGGTCACCGGCACGGTCACCGGCTCGAACCTCACCGAGGTCACCAAGAACCTGACCACGAAGCTGGACGCGCTGACCCTGCCGCCCGGCGCCTCGTACTCGATCGGCGGCGTGAGCGCCGACCAGGCGGAGGCGTTCAAGCAGCTCGGCCTCGCCGTGCTGGCGGCCATCGCGATCGTCTTCATCATCATGGTGGCGACGTTCCGCAGCATCCTGCAGCCGATCATCCTGCTGGTCTCCATCCCGTTCGCGGCGACCGGCGCGATCGGCCTGCTGCTGGCCACCGGTACCCCGCTCGGCGTGCCGGCCCTGATCGGCGTGCTGATGCTGGTGGGCATCGTGGTCACCAACGCGATCGTGCTGATGGACCTGATCAACCACTACCGGGCGGCCGGCATGGGCGTGCAGGAGGCGGTGATCGAGGGCGGCCGGCACCGGGTGCGGCCGATCCTGATGACCGCCATCGCGACGATCTTCGCGCTCATCCCGATGGCGCTCGGCCTGACCGGCGAGGGCGGCTTCATCTCGCAGCCGCTGGCGATCGTGGTGATCGGTGGTCTGGTCAGCTCCACGCTGCTCACCCTGGTGCTGGTCCCGGCGCTCTACACGATCGTCGAGCGGCGCAAGGAGCGGCGGAAGGCGAAGCGCGAGGCCAAGCGGATCGCCCGGGGCGGCGCCCCGGCCACGCCGCCGGCCGCCGGGGAGCCGGCCGTGCCGGGGCCGGCCGCCGAGGAGCCGGTCACCGTGCCGGACGACGCGACGCCGGCCGGGAACGGCGCGCTGCGCGGGTACACCGACCAGTTCGAGGTGCTGAAGATGCCGAAGGGCCCGGCGAAGCCGGAGTAG
- a CDS encoding MarR family transcriptional regulator codes for MVFDGGLLVPSVIGPTHHGHQHVTKERALSEKEKLIAEIMGAQIRLQHLFADDRSDPLFSSHLTMSQLKILLLLSRHGTLAGGELARMVGVGAAALSGMIDRLVVQDLVTRTEDLHDRRIRRIGLTKAGTKLIDGIITAGMTKHRQLLSRLTAEELTVVSQAMEILVREAGSGQV; via the coding sequence ATGGTTTTCGATGGGGGCCTCTTGGTACCGTCCGTCATCGGACCGACCCACCACGGCCATCAGCACGTCACTAAGGAGCGGGCGCTGAGCGAGAAGGAAAAGCTCATCGCGGAGATCATGGGTGCGCAGATCCGTTTGCAGCACCTGTTCGCGGACGATCGGTCCGATCCGCTCTTCTCGTCACATCTGACGATGTCCCAGTTGAAAATACTCTTGCTGCTGTCCCGCCACGGCACGTTGGCGGGCGGTGAGCTGGCCCGGATGGTGGGGGTCGGCGCCGCCGCACTGAGCGGCATGATCGACCGCCTGGTGGTGCAGGACCTGGTGACGCGCACGGAGGATCTGCACGACCGGCGGATCCGCCGGATCGGGCTGACGAAAGCGGGCACCAAGCTCATCGACGGCATCATCACGGCCGGCATGACGAAACACCGCCAGCTCCTCAGCCGGCTCACAGCCGAGGAACTGACGGTGGTGTCCCAGGCGATGGAGATCCTGGTCCGCGAGGCGGGATCGGGCCAGGTCTAG